A region from the Cucumis sativus cultivar 9930 unplaced genomic scaffold, Cucumber_9930_V3 scaffold47, whole genome shotgun sequence genome encodes:
- the LOC116405940 gene encoding uncharacterized protein LOC116405940: MEKTGTFTMDKKKLLQLVGKANSNLADVILKVGLFERSEIAWRDAKYAQIYEYLREEYEVTQRFGNLDFKLKFVEHNIHFLQEVLQNRKSDLLEWCIIGLLSIENIISLYEIVKDSTPMQL; the protein is encoded by the exons ATGGAGAAAACAGGAACATTCACTATGGATAAGAAAAAGCTCCTTCAACTTGTTGGAAAGGCCAATTCAAATTTAGCAGATGTAATTCTCAAAGTTGGTCTTTTTGAGAG ATCAGAAATTGCGTGGAGGGATGCAAAATATGCTCAAATATATGAGTACCTTCGGGAAGAGTACGAGGTCACCCAGCGCTTTGGGAATctagatttcaaattgaagTTTGTGGAG CataacattcattttcttcaagaagtCCTCCAGAATAGGAAATCAGATCTCTTGGAATGGTGCATCATTGGCCTATTGAGCATTGAAAACATTATATCATTATATGAGATTGTTAAGGATTCAACTCCCATGCAACTCTGA